A stretch of DNA from Roseofilum casamattae BLCC-M143:
GCATTTGCTCCCACATCTGGCCATAGGTGAATGTCAGCTTTAGGGGATTATGGATATCTTCCAGGGCAACTAAATTGCCAAATTTCTCAGCAGCAAGGGGCCAAACTTCCGGGAGGCAGTTGAGATGGTTATAGTCGATGACTTTGCTTAAGTTGGCTTTTTCTTCCGGCGATAAGGATGAATAGTAGGATGGCACGGACGAATTCATAGGGCGTTAATCAGACAAGAGATAATCGTTTCTCCAGTTTAGGCTAGCGATCGTCCGCAAGCGCTTTTTGTTCAACTTACCATGAGGCGATCGCGGGAGTTGGTCTACAGGAACTCACCGTTTTGGTTGTTTGTAGCGACTGAGATGGGGCGCGATCGCCATGTTGCTTGTCTTATTACTCTTCCAATCGACTATAGGCTCACTCAGTCATCAGAAGCAAGTATCTTTTATCCAACTTACCATGAGGCGATCGCGGAAGTTGGCTTAAAGCAATCCACCGTTTCGGCTGTTTGTAGCGACTCAGATGGGGCGCGATCGCAGCTTGCAATTCCTCCACCGTAATGCGACGACGAACGGGAACATAGAACGCCACCACCATTTCCCCCCAGTCCGGATCGCGAACCCCGATAACAGCTACATCTTTGACTAGTTGAGTGCCGGCGATCGCGGATTCTACTTCTTGCGGAAACACTTTTTCCCCTCCGGTGACGATGGTTTGACTGTGACGGCCGAGGATATGCAAATTTGCTTCCTTATCAAAATATCCGATATCGTCGGAGAGCAGTTGCGCGTTTGGAGAAAAAGGCTCGGGGAAATAACCGAGAGCGAGAGACTCAGCGGCGATCGCCAAACGACCGGTTTTCCCTCGAGGTAGGCTTTTCCCCTTCTCGTCAGTAACGATAATCCGAGCGTGAGGTAAGGTACGGCCGCAACTGGTATTCCCTTGCAAGAACTCCTGTGGGTGTAGGGTTGCCACTTGCGATGCGGTTTCCGTCATGCCATAGGTTAATGCGACGGGAACGCCAGCAGCTCGTGCTTGTTGCAATAACTCCGGCCAGGCAGGGCCTCCTCCGAGAAGCACGGCATAAAACTGGGAAAGAACGGGAGTTTTGCGATCGAGCAAGCGCTTGAGCTGAGTCGGAACCAAGGAGAGAAAGTACTTCTGCGGATAGTTGCGCGGATCTTTTCCGTAGGATAAGGGGATGGAGTAATAGGGAAAAATCGCGAGAGTTCCTCCAGTTAGCAGAACTCGGATCGCTTGCATCAGTCCGCTGACATGATAGAGCGGTAGAGTGCAGCAACAGTTGACTGGGGTGCGGTCAAAATGAGAGACAAATCCGCGTACTGAGGCGCTCAAAGTCTCCCAAGTGTGCATGGCAAAGCGAATCGTGGAGGACGAGCCTCCCGTGGGAATCATGATGGTTCCGGGAAAAGGCGGAGGAGGCGAACCAGGAATGGCAGAACAGGGAATGGTTCCCCAAATCAGCTCGGGTTGGATGAGTTCGCAAACTGTTTCCCATTGCGCGGTTGTCCAGTGGGGGTTGCCCAAAAATACGGGAGATTCCGTCGCCACCGCAGCAAAGAAACTGGCTAAGAAGGCGATGGGTTCGCTGTAGTTAAGGAGAATGCGCGGCGGTACGGCATATTGCAATAACTCTTGCTGTTTCTGCCGGAATAGGGGATATAAGCGATCGCTGTGGGGTGCGATCGCCTGCAGAGAATCAACGGAAAGTTCGATCGCCAACGACCTATCTATGCTCCATATTGTTCTAAGGCGAGTTTCGCTTGCTCGCGGTCATCAAAGTGAATTTTCTCCGTTCCCAGAATCTGATAATCTTCGTGACCTTTACCGGCGATCGCCACTCCATCTCCGGGTTGCGCTCCATGGATAGCAGCACGAATAGCTTCAGCGCGATCGCCAATAACCTGCACTTTCGCCGATAAGGATTGGGGAATTCCAGCAACCACATCGTCTAAGATCGCTTGTGGTTCTTCAGTACGGGGATTATCGGACGTTACCACTGCCAGATCCGAAAGTTCTGCCGCAATTTTACCCATAATCGGCCGTTTGGTGCGATCGCGATCGCCTCCGCAGCCAAAGACACAAATCATCTTGCCAGGAATGAAGGGACGAGAGGCTTTCAGTAAGTTTTCCAGACTATCGGGAGTATGAGCATAATCCACAATTACCGTAATCCCGCGATCGGGTTCGCTAACCACGCGCTCCATCCGTCCGGGAACTCCAGGAAACTGGGATAAGGTGGCAATAATGGTTTCTAGAGGAATGCCCAAATGCAAGGCCGCACCAACTCCGGCGAGCAAGTTAGAGACGTTAAACTCGCCGACGAGGGGAGAGATAAACGGAATCTGTCCTTGCGGAGTATGCAAGAGTCCTTTCACGCCCGTAGGTTGGTATTCAATATTGCTCGTCCAGAAGGAGGCGGAGGAATCGCGAGTGCTATAACTCCAAACCTTTTCTGGGTCTAACTGTTCGATCAGTCGCCGGCCGTAAGCATCGTCGAGGTTAATAATCGCTCGTCCTTGTAAGTAATCCGGACTAAATAGCCGTGCTTTGGCAGCAAAGTAAGCATCCATATCCGGATGATAGTCCAAGTGGTCTTGGGTGAGGTTAGTAAAGACGGCGACTTGGAACGGACATTGGGCGACTCGCTTCTGATCGAGAGAGTGGGAACTGACTTCCATGACTCCGTATTCGCATCCGGCAGCTACGGCTTGCGAGAGTTGGGCTTGTAAGGTGACGGCGAAAGGAGTGGTATTGAGGGCGGTTTGATAATATCCGGGCCATTTGGCGTAGAGAGTGCCCAACAAAGCCGTTGATTTTTGGGCTTCCGCGAGAAAGTATTCGATCAGGTGGGTGGTGGTGGTTTTACCGTTCGTTCCGGTTACCCCGACCATTTGTAAGGTTTGGGCGGGATAATTGTAGAATCTGGCAGCCAGTTGCGCGCAGACTTCCGGAATATCCTGGGTGCCCAGAACGCATTCTCCGTTGGAAGGATGGCTGGCGATCGCCGTTTCCGATACAATAGCTGCGATCGCGCCTGCAGATATGGCATTTTGCCAGAAGTCTCCTCCATCAACCCGCGTTCCCGGCATTCCAATAAACAGATTTCCAGGTTGACAAGAGATAGAATTTGTGCTTAAGCCAGTCACTTCCATCTCGAGAGCGGGATGGGATACCGGTGGGGCGATCCCCGAAATACCGGCCAGTAAGTCGCTTAGTTTCATGGTTTTCTCTCCTCAGGCAGATGTTCCCAGCGATCGTTAGGGGTCGAGATAGAGGTCGCCCTCTACCCCTCCCATTCAGAACCGTGCATGGGTTGAGTCGATGGAGGGTATAATCTCTCGCACCTCTCAGTGAGATCGCAGCGTGCGAGTTTCCCCGCACTGCGCTCCCGAAAATCTTCGGTCTTTTCGACTTTTGCTCATGTGTATGTAGTGGTGGCAGCTACTATGGATTGCTAGTAAGTTACTTGCTTTCCAATTATTGTGGTTGCCATCTATATGATGCAGTTCAATTTTCTCATCATCGACGAACTTCAAACCGCAGTGTCCACATGAATGGTTTTGTTTTCTGAGCGTTTGGGCTGTACTTCCATCATACCATGCGCTGTTTCTCTTAGACCAATAGTTGATGTCGCCATCGAAAGGGGATTTATCTCCCTTTACGTTGGCGAAATTGTTCTCTGAATAGCTGACATTGGGAAAGGCTGCTCTTACCATTTTCTCTGCTTGATGGCGGTTGATGTTTTTTTGCTTCAAAAACACTTTGAATGTTGAGTTGGCTAGATGCCATAGACTAAACCTCGAACCGTCGATTT
This window harbors:
- a CDS encoding group II intron reverse transcriptase, whose translation is MSPLQQKKTKVTASTDGFDFLGWHFFVQNNGKFKSIPSEDNFKSFRDKVKHIVNNSNYGASIKEQKLAPIVRGWRNYHRYCKIDGSRFSLWHLANSTFKVFLKQKNINRHQAEKMVRAAFPNVSYSENNFANVKGDKSPFDGDINYWSKRNSAWYDGSTAQTLRKQNHSCGHCGLKFVDDEKIELHHIDGNHNNWKASNLLAIHSSCHHYIHMSKSRKDRRFSGAQCGETRTLRSH
- a CDS encoding 2-succinylbenzoate--CoA ligase; the encoded protein is MAIELSVDSLQAIAPHSDRLYPLFRQKQQELLQYAVPPRILLNYSEPIAFLASFFAAVATESPVFLGNPHWTTAQWETVCELIQPELIWGTIPCSAIPGSPPPPFPGTIMIPTGGSSSTIRFAMHTWETLSASVRGFVSHFDRTPVNCCCTLPLYHVSGLMQAIRVLLTGGTLAIFPYYSIPLSYGKDPRNYPQKYFLSLVPTQLKRLLDRKTPVLSQFYAVLLGGGPAWPELLQQARAAGVPVALTYGMTETASQVATLHPQEFLQGNTSCGRTLPHARIIVTDEKGKSLPRGKTGRLAIAAESLALGYFPEPFSPNAQLLSDDIGYFDKEANLHILGRHSQTIVTGGEKVFPQEVESAIAGTQLVKDVAVIGVRDPDWGEMVVAFYVPVRRRITVEELQAAIAPHLSRYKQPKRWIALSQLPRSPHGKLDKRYLLLMTE
- a CDS encoding UDP-N-acetylmuramoyl-L-alanyl-D-glutamate--2,6-diaminopimelate ligase; translation: MKLSDLLAGISGIAPPVSHPALEMEVTGLSTNSISCQPGNLFIGMPGTRVDGGDFWQNAISAGAIAAIVSETAIASHPSNGECVLGTQDIPEVCAQLAARFYNYPAQTLQMVGVTGTNGKTTTTHLIEYFLAEAQKSTALLGTLYAKWPGYYQTALNTTPFAVTLQAQLSQAVAAGCEYGVMEVSSHSLDQKRVAQCPFQVAVFTNLTQDHLDYHPDMDAYFAAKARLFSPDYLQGRAIINLDDAYGRRLIEQLDPEKVWSYSTRDSSASFWTSNIEYQPTGVKGLLHTPQGQIPFISPLVGEFNVSNLLAGVGAALHLGIPLETIIATLSQFPGVPGRMERVVSEPDRGITVIVDYAHTPDSLENLLKASRPFIPGKMICVFGCGGDRDRTKRPIMGKIAAELSDLAVVTSDNPRTEEPQAILDDVVAGIPQSLSAKVQVIGDRAEAIRAAIHGAQPGDGVAIAGKGHEDYQILGTEKIHFDDREQAKLALEQYGA